The following are encoded together in the Verrucomicrobiota bacterium genome:
- a CDS encoding DUF4145 domain-containing protein — translation MNDNSILVRCKSCRRDTRHLLVADAEQICDDERGGRRRVVYQLIRCKGCETLSCREVRTTVDQTGANGAPDEVTLYPPRAAGHEWLEHIRHLPGPVERVYREILGAMNAGLPLLATIGLRTLIEAVCYDARAKGKNLESLIDSLADLGVLSKAQATTLYSPRLVGNPTTHQITAPESTELTAALRIAEAILETLYVIPRLKQDLQQTSRGGPMSATRLEP, via the coding sequence ATGAACGACAATTCAATTCTGGTTCGATGCAAAAGCTGCCGTAGAGATACGCGTCACTTGCTGGTTGCGGATGCGGAACAGATTTGCGACGACGAACGTGGCGGTCGCCGGAGGGTCGTTTACCAACTGATTCGCTGCAAGGGGTGCGAAACGCTTTCATGCCGTGAAGTCCGGACGACCGTGGACCAGACCGGTGCGAATGGTGCGCCGGATGAGGTCACGCTTTATCCTCCGCGCGCCGCAGGTCACGAATGGCTGGAGCACATCCGGCATCTGCCCGGTCCGGTTGAGCGGGTGTACCGAGAGATTCTGGGCGCCATGAATGCCGGGCTGCCTTTGCTGGCCACCATCGGCTTGCGGACGCTCATCGAAGCGGTTTGCTACGATGCGCGGGCCAAAGGCAAGAACCTGGAGAGCTTGATCGATTCCCTCGCCGACCTGGGGGTGCTTTCAAAAGCGCAAGCGACAACGCTTTACAGCCCGCGGCTCGTCGGCAACCCGACGACCCACCAGATTACCGCCCCGGAATCTACCGAGCTTACGGCGGCTCTGAGAATCGCCGAAGCCATTCTCGAAACCCTGTACGTGATTCCGAGGCTTAAGCAGGACCTGCAGCAAACGAGCCGGGGCGGGCCGATGTCTGCCACGAGGCTCGAGCCATAG